GAGTGTCCAGTCTTGAAGCCGTCAAACCAGCCCTTTCGCACATTCTCGACATGGACTTCTGTATGGTATGGACACCAACCTTCTGTGTTGAGTATTATGGTCCCCCGTCAGCCGATTTAGTTGCCAACGGTCGCCGATAGAACGGACCATCTTCAGGAAGTAAGGATAACTATTTTTGGAAGAGGCTCACGACACATCTTGGATTACTGTTGTTGGCGTACTGCTTAATGTCCTTAGCAAGTACTTTCTTGTGAAAAATGCCTCCCTGAACGGTTTTAGATCTACCACCAATATACCGTATGAACTGGCCAACATCATCTCTACCGAATGTAAATTGAGTCACAGAAAGGTCGGCGTGCTCGTCGGCTGCTCGGAGACCAAATAACTTGCAGGCGTAGAAATAAACTACGTATTGGAGACAGGCAGCATCATTTAAACTGAATACGGAGCTCCAAAGAATGTCTTCCTCCGTCTCATTTATAGGTTCAGCCTGTTTCTTAACCTTGTTAATGGAAACATCAAGTTCCTTCATCCTGGCGTCAAGGCATTCGCGTAAGTCGACAAAGTCAGGCTGTCAAAGAAGTTCAAATCGTAGCGTCTGCAAGTGTCACGCAAGTACCGCCAAATGGATATGCATAGCTGTCTCAAGGATTCAGCCGGATATTCACTACCATCCTGTCTTCTCACCTACAATTATGGGACAGAATAGTAAAGTCTATGTAAAGACATGATGATTCAACATGAACGTTTTACTCGAAACCCACTATGATTATTTTTGCTCTTTGGGGCAAGTTAACATTTCGTATTCTGGTCACAAACCGATAAACTCAGATATTATGTTTCCAACAAGTCAGGCTCAATTCTgtcttttttttgcattataccaTAAACAATGATACTGAAAGAGAGCTTTAATAGAAGACCCAAGCCGGGCCTCTAAAAGATAGTTCACCTGAAAATGGTATTGTCTTAAATTACAGATGCcacgtttcatgaaaataaaacaaacactgaaACTTGtaattttcatcagacttggccCAATTTAGCTTGACCAATATTTTACACATTATTCTTAAATTTGTTAAGGATAAATGTCACAgttacttacatgtatatagtatatatgtatatataggcaaacattttccCTTTAACCTGTGTGTACTGACTAagagtcaagtttaaaacggaataATGTATTAAACATCATAGGTAACCAGACTTGGTATTGAATTATCTCCTTttgaaaacagaatgtttcaGTATTTTTCGACAGACTTTCAAGAGCAGATAATTCATGACTAAGGCTATGTACGTATGATTTGTTTGACTTATATTTCCATTTTGATTTGAGTTTCTGTCAGTAAATACAGTTTCTTTCTGTAAGAAAagtttgccccatgtcaatatggacactgtggcaaatgtcctttgctataacaaaataataaaccAAAGTCCTGGACTTTCACATGGATCAAATTTCTCTAAACCTTGTATACTGACTGTAAATacattctgaaataaattaaaacgCACCGTTTTCTTGCCTTGATCTCGAATTATCTGCCATGGACAATTGCACTTTTAAGTATTTTCCgattttcaaggacagataattTAAGATCAGACCTGGGTACCTAtaagttttaatacatttttccgttttaaacatgactctcagtcagtacacaaagtttaaagaaatcatGTCCGTAGGAAACCTTTTGCTTATATACATATAAGCAACTATGGGATTTTCAGGAATCATGCAAAATGAAAACAGCTATACTATGAACATAGAATTTTCTTGTAGGTCTTTAAACGGCGTGGTTCAAAATTAGTGTGATTGAGCCTGTTTTTAAACTTAAATCTTCAGTAACGCCTATTCTATTCAGTTTTTGGTTATATTTGGTCAATGAATCGCAGTAGTATTAGATCATGTGGTCAGAACAATattataattaaactatgttaaAATTAGATACAAAAAGATTTAGCAAGGGAGAAATTAGAGTGTAAGCAATGTTAATGTGAACCAGGCTTTCAACGATACTTAAAGCTGAAATGAGCATTTTGTTCTCAGGTGCGCTACATTTGTTTGTGAACCTACTTAGCTCACTTACTTTTTTGTGACCTCAtgcttttttcaaaacatttaaggtGCTGACAGATATTACAGAGACCTTTTACAGTGTTATGCGAAGTACAGTATTCGATATACAACAACCCCTATTAAACTGTGCATGTTAAAATGTAATATACAGTTAAAATGTATCGTACCTCCAAAATAAAACGACACATCCAGTGACAAAGCTCCGCTGCACCAATACCGACAGTAAGGGGTGGTACTAACACGTAAGGCGCACTCTCTTTCAGTCCAGTGGCAATAGTCCTGTCATTTCGCCATTTTCCCCAATCATCCAAGGTATTGACGCCCCAGCGAGTGTTTCTCTGCGTATTTAACGGCGTAGAGAATGCTTGCAGCTTTTTGACGTCAGATGATTTGGCTTCAAAGTTAAACCTTTTACCGTTGCAATTACTAGTTTCCGTTTTATTGGCTTCAACATTTACGTCACCAATCGTTTGTGAATATGGAAAGTTActagtcctatcaataagacctgacaaaacatattttaacattttgacgtctatcggttatgtcaggtcttatcggatcgccattTATAACATGTAGTGAGAAGCGAACACACTTTATGTCGCCTTTaatcttcaaattatgaacaacataacCCAAGCCGAAGTAAAAGAACACTAattacaccgaaaataatccttttttcaactgcatatgtgaataattacaaaataaaagttacttttcatgtaAAGATATCGAGTTGTTTGTTTCCACTGTATGTATCGCCGTGTATCTGTGTTATGGTGTGCAACATTACaggtctattccgaatgttgtgtaaacaaagtttattttgagaatcaattttagaaGAAATATTTTCCCTCTAGATCACTTGGCAAATAGTTCACATGGaaaattgttttcgtctaagtcgattctaaatatattatattacctgcggaatatgcttgaaaaatggcggaatATGTATTCAAACCTTTACACAATTGACATATATTGGATATAGGGAGTTTTAATGGTAAATGTAAACGATATATTACTAGTATATGACAAATAACGGTAGGCTAAACTGTTTAAACCTGcgtacattgtatattttacgtgtcagaaaatgctacattctactgattagggcccttttagacgttacaatgcagattgaaaatgaaatgtgaaagaataaaataatgaatgttgaaggtaaaatgagcatgtacacgtcTACTATTTTGGACTAGAAAGTTACCAGATTTTACGTCCATGTCTAAAACGTTATCCAAGTTGAACTGACTTAGTACAAAGTCTGTTTCAATGTCGAACCAGTTTGCATCGACAGGCTCAATATCTACTTGACTCAAAAATACGTTTGTTTCCTCGTCGAAAACAGCGTCCGCCATTTTTGACAACGTATATATTATGTATACTGATGTACAAGCACATGTACTGCCACCCtgcacgaaaactacatgcagatatatacttgtcatagtacgctactgcggaaaatataaagtggtagtatTGGACTGGGAAGTCATGGCATGGTAGGGCACGAGACATCACATTCAGAATAGATTTATTACTTGTCCGGTTAGTAATTTTACAATATgagttttgattaaaataaaaggaATCAAGCCGAATCATTATTGCTCCAGCTTTATATACtaatgagatatatatatattaccatATCAAGTATAGTGCTGAATCTCAAAAGTAAATATGAGAATGAAATCTCTTTTTAACGCGATTTTATCACAATGACGCTACACATATTTAAGTTATAGATCTGAAAAATCTGaagaccaggggccgtattcataaagcatttcAAGTATAAGCAATTAGTTATATACTCAAGTATTATttagataagaaatttattttacttaagtatatttgttattcataaaacaacttaataagtaataatccttgcgtgtatcggtgctatacactgggcacgttaaagaaccaggctgtctattcgcaacgagctaggctaagttagccggacaagcctgtatctgattccTGATCTCTCTGTCgcgggggctttgtctcactctggtcagatcgctctgtgtctgtactagtagaggatgaatttatatgccctatgtggctgcatttgaactatgtaaagcgcctttgaatgtgaaattgatcacgaaaagggcgctatataaatctggtataataataataatataataataataatatgtagtTCTTGGATTTTATTgcggacgaaaacattaaaaaagcaacattgatttcagacagatacaacatgcacaattatgtttaaagtgcttttatctgaaaaacaacacttaaatCGTACTGATGACGCCATTTGTTTTCTGAGTTAAGTCAtttcttaagtttaagctgttttatgaataggacttaagtatTTTACTTAGGCTTAAGCTGAAACCAacaagtaaaatcttcaacttaagtcaaaacttgtacttaagatgctttatgaatacggccccagaccTTCATTTGTTTTGCAAACTTTTATTAACATCCTTTTAACTCAAACATGTTTGTCTTAATAATATCAGCATAGCTATATTTTTAATCTATTTTAGTTTCATTGTATCGTAAAGAAATATATGAATCTGATTTTGTTGAATGTAGCATTTAATTTTAGTATTCCCGCGACAATGTATTTTCTAGCTTGTTACAAGTGATCTATCTTTTTAtggtgggttcgagcctcactcggggcgttgaattttttatgtgaggaagccgttcaactggcatacggaaggttggtggttctacacaAGGTGCtcgctcgtggtgaaataatgcaccgaagggcacctggagtcttcctccaccatcaaagctggaaagttgccatatgacctgaattgtgtcggtgcgacgttaaacccaacaaataaacaagttaTGTCCGTAAACCGCTTAACTTATATTCTTTTTTGCGACCATACCTCTCTGAAATCCATTGAGGATTAATTAAGTAATGTAAAACCTACCTGAATCAAGCTACTATCCAACCCAAGCCTGCTCAAGACAGTATCACTTGAGATGGCTATCTGGACATATCAGAATCAGGTATTACTTATTTTCTTACAATAACAGAAAAGCCTATTTTTCCTAGTATCAAACAGAGTAAACATTAACATACACAACATTAATATTCAAGTTTCTTTTCTAACTGAGATGAGAAAAACTTCGATATTGTcatttttcggcgtgccgtattaagcatgattttatgacctcgtatgaccttatgccgcctgaataatgtaccaatcggattgcttggtaaggaaTTCTCGGTATTTTTAGCcctaatgagagattttgtaagagtggcactcattggaggaaaggctgaaaatgcttcactctgagtcatgtgtgacactgagtgaaatgacaacgcgttcgtcatctataacctctataagtacaacACAATCGgtttgtatgcgtaccacttgaacaggtgtgcgtaatcAAATATTCATCtactcatccggacatatttctgttttgttaagttttcttgttaagttatttctgttttgttagtTTCCTTTGCttaagttttgtttatttgttttatacagtcattaactattaccctgcattacagcaacaatttctaaccagtgcaaatcattactaacctgcaacaacatgtccgatactgttaaattttagactgtaaattttaaattaatctttccggtgaaaacagtactgtacatattctgaatgatagacaaatttgataataagctgaagtaggggtaagggttcatgttgcttccaacaattccagaaacaaagtatagaacgtattgcaatattgtttgcttactgttaccatcttttaagcaccaaagtctcaaagtgagcttttgtgattgtttggtgtctgtcgtgtgtccctccacaatttctaaacacagtcttcttcagaactactgtcctcatttatacaaaacttcacagaggcccctttcaacattgccaaaagatttaaaatacatgtttctgcccatatataacttgtgcttcagttacatcacgtcgaccatcttttttaaagatatttcttgtttatcatCCATTCATATCTGCATCAAATACCTCACTTATTGGTACCATCTTCTTTAttagtgaaaaaatatttgatagcATCTTATCTCTGCTACGGTTGAGCATACTTGTTTGTCTATAATAATTctgtatattctatatttgcATGTTTTACCTTTCCAGAACACTTgttgatatataaaatatgcCATGCATTAGTCAAATAACTCTATATCATTATTAAAAATTCGATAATATTATATTGTAATAGTTATTTCCTTTTTTTGCAGACCCGAAAGAAAAGGAAGTCGAATATGAAAGAATGAATGCATACCATCTCCAATGGACTATGTAGAAATACCTATACTATATCTTCTTCTCTTTTAACGTTCTTTGAGAATTACGCAAGGATTTGTATATGTAGACAAACAAAGtcagtatttatttttgaattatgaATGATGACCAtcagaagttaaaataaaaatcaactcGGATAAGATGACCAAAAGCTTCGAACAAAGAAATTCTAGTAGTTCCTACCCTGTTGCGCGTTTCTGAATCAGATTGATGTGTTTATAAAACGTAGGTAAAACGACCAATCTGAATGACTACTTAGTTTGGCTTCGgctattaatattttattacttttatgaaCACTTGTAGTAAAGACATTTTGATAACATTCCAATTTTGATTGTTGACAGCTTTTAAATCCACATATTTTCATCAACATTGCCTTTGTTTAAGAAGAATgtgccatcctgctggcttacggaaggtcagtggttctaaccaggtgcccgctcgtaatgaaataatacacggaggggcacccggggtccttctacaccatcaaagcttgaaagtcgccatatgacctataattgtgtcagtgcgacgttaaatccaacaaggAAGAAGAAGAGCATGTACACAACACTATAgtgtattttaaaatatctatagatcTTGGCTGTGGCTCGTCTAAAACGTTAGTGTCAAGTGAGGTACACTTAAGTACGTTTCTGAGACGCGTCTATCCCTCGTACACAGGAGTAATCCTAAGTTTTAGCTAAGGGCAGTTTCAAACCCTTTGACAAAGCCTGCGAGTAACGCGCACCAAATTAGAAACATACATGTAGATTTTAACTGCCGCATGATCCTGAAAGTTTGAGATTACTCTCTATTTTGCCTCTCACTTATAACAAACATTATTCTAAACTGTGCAAAATTATgcacaaaaacacaaaaatcGTCATGAATAACATGCTGAAATCGTAAATATCGAGAATGAATATGGCTTAAAAGTGTCAAAGATTTCGTCTACGTATTTATTCGAACGAACTTTATTCACCCGTGCGATTAAGTTTGTGATTTATTCACAGGTACATTTTTTGCTAAAATTGATACATTACTTCGAACATTAAAATAATGCTTTTACGTTATTTCGGGGGATGTAAAGCCTGGCTCCATGACGGCATGGTTATTTTCTTCATAAATACTGCACATATTTTATAAGTTAATTTTAAGCCTCCAAATTAGAATATTTTTATCTGATGGGAAACTATGTTCGGTGCCAGGGGCAGTAAATATGTCAATATAGAAAAAAACCTGCTTGAGTTACTTCCACTgttaaagaaaacatatatatgggaaatatgacagaacaaacatagggcCCATCTTGGAGATGTGACACAATTGTAGAATGTCTTCAATGTACATGCCAATCTACTGTCAGAGTAAATATCTATTTGTTTATCACAATGCTGATTTTtgtacggttttttt
This genomic window from Mercenaria mercenaria strain notata unplaced genomic scaffold, MADL_Memer_1 contig_3019, whole genome shotgun sequence contains:
- the LOC128552672 gene encoding uncharacterized protein LOC128552672, giving the protein MADAVFDEETNVFLSQVDIEPVDANWFDIETDFVLSQFNLDNVLDMDVKSGLIDRTSNFPYSQTIGDVNVEANKTETSNCNGKRFNFEAKSSDVKKLQAFSTPLNTQRNTRWGVNTLDDWGKWRNDRTIATGLKESAPYVLVPPLTVGIGAAELCHWMCRFILEVRRQDGSEYPAESLRQLCISIWRYLRDTCRRYDLNFFDSLTLSTYANALTPG